One Cryptomeria japonica chromosome 9, Sugi_1.0, whole genome shotgun sequence genomic window carries:
- the LOC131073879 gene encoding nuclear transcription factor Y subunit B-3-like has protein sequence MLRTNAVCNTKVTNGNNEYTVTSAYLAGSHACVRCSGKMVDKNLHLRSLSSPPAIALNANRTSGEQGETSTQDTLLPIANVSKIMRRILPPNAKVSKEAKDIMQECASEFVAFVTAEASLKCQKQKRKTINGEDLLSAMASLGFENHAEQLKSYLLKYKESEGEKFSVIKQGLADLSTSGNGNIEKWVPTEDPNQYCIDHHGRPLVGSISQNPPFLQRLKKHGVGPSTDPGRGGR, from the exons atgcTCCGGACAAATGCCGTCTGTAATACGAAAGTGACAAATGGAAATAATG aaTATACGGTCACCAGTGCATATTTAGCAGGCAGCCATGCCTGTGTTAGGTGTTCAGGGAAAATGGTAGACAAGAACCTGCATTTGAGGAGTCTTAGTTCTCCTCCTGCTATTGCGCTCAATGCTAATAGAACAAGTGGCGAACAAGGAGAGACAAGCACACAAGATACGTTGCTGCCCATAGCCAATGTGAGCAAAATCATGCGTAGGATCCTCCCTCCCAATGCCAAGGTCTCCAAAGAAGCCAAGGATATCATGCAAGAATGTGCTTCCGAGTTCGTAGCCTTTGTCACCGCGGAGGCTTCTCTCAAGTGTCAAAAGCAGAAACGGAAGACCATTAATGGCGAAGATCTGTTATCTGCCATGGCTTCTCTTGGATTTGAAAATCATGCTGAGCAGCTGAAAAGTTATCTGCTAAAGTATAAAGAAAGTGAGGGCGAAAAGTTCTCTGTAATAAAACAAGGCTTAGCAGATCTGTCCACTAGTGGTAATGGCAACATAGAAAAGTGGGTTCCAACAGAGGATCCAAATCAATATTGTATTGATCATCACGGGAGGCCGTTGGTGGGATCAATTAGCCAAAACCCTCCTTTCCTCCAGCGCTTAAAGAAGCATGGCGTTGGTCCTTCCACAGATCCAGGGAGAGGTGGTCGTTGA